A region from the Desulfomarina profundi genome encodes:
- a CDS encoding MlaC/ttg2D family ABC transporter substrate-binding protein, whose protein sequence is MNVLRRIICQFLLVSLLLCSSGAAADKSPTAALKPVLDELTTILIDTSLKGDEHRTERRTKIMEVISHGFDFKEMSKRILGKTWRRIDDSQKVYFTRLIKKLLENVYIGKLESYSGQEIEFNAEIIKGKRAQVSTFIENKGIKIPVHYIMKQVNNRWMVYDINIEGVSLVRNYQQQFKPILRKEKFKGLIKVLEEKNNSFRKEPGDKQNS, encoded by the coding sequence ATGAACGTTCTGAGAAGAATTATCTGTCAGTTTCTGTTGGTTTCATTGTTGCTGTGTTCCAGTGGTGCAGCCGCAGATAAAAGCCCGACTGCGGCATTGAAGCCTGTTCTTGATGAGTTGACCACCATACTGATCGACACATCCCTCAAGGGCGATGAGCATCGAACAGAAAGACGCACTAAAATAATGGAAGTGATAAGTCACGGGTTTGATTTTAAGGAAATGTCCAAGAGAATACTTGGCAAAACCTGGCGCAGGATAGATGATTCCCAGAAAGTATATTTTACCCGACTCATTAAAAAGCTCCTTGAAAATGTCTATATAGGAAAACTCGAAAGCTATTCGGGGCAGGAAATTGAGTTCAACGCGGAGATTATTAAAGGAAAGAGGGCCCAGGTTTCTACCTTTATAGAGAATAAGGGCATAAAAATTCCGGTTCACTATATAATGAAACAGGTGAACAACCGCTGGATGGTTTATGACATCAATATTGAAGGTGTCAGTCTCGTGCGAAATTATCAACAGCAATTCAAGCCGATTCTGCGTAAGGAAAAATTTAAAGGGTTGATTAAAGTATTGGAGGAAAAAAATAATTCTTTCCGCAAGGAGCCTGGGGACAAGCAGAATTCGTAG
- a CDS encoding cyclic nucleotide-binding domain-containing protein, with product MHKLDKELQNLFFRTFAPEKKEFLFSLLDEISLDEGDILFTTGQRGDAMFFIAEGRLAVQERTGFAERTQVVALLDQGAPVGEGALLPGHVHSATLLAVKKTRIFTLSRKRYLQLKEDDPGLAVALLESVFARTCLRLQKSSERLSRVL from the coding sequence ATGCACAAACTCGACAAAGAGTTGCAGAATCTTTTTTTCAGGACTTTTGCCCCGGAAAAAAAAGAATTTCTGTTTTCCCTGCTGGATGAAATATCCCTGGATGAAGGTGATATCCTTTTCACCACCGGACAACGGGGAGATGCAATGTTTTTTATAGCCGAAGGACGGCTCGCCGTTCAGGAACGAACTGGTTTTGCAGAGAGGACCCAGGTTGTTGCTCTGTTGGACCAGGGTGCACCGGTGGGTGAGGGCGCTCTTTTACCCGGTCATGTCCACAGTGCTACTCTTCTGGCGGTAAAAAAGACCAGGATTTTTACCCTTTCACGAAAACGTTATCTCCAGTTAAAAGAGGATGATCCAGGTCTGGCTGTGGCATTGCTGGAATCCGTGTTTGCCAGGACCTGTCTGCGACTGCAGAAGAGTTCTGAGCGGCTTTCCCGGGTTCTTTGA
- a CDS encoding YceD family protein — MKLVVEKITGEHNHYTIGSEDWVPFPERSVDFSARLTITVYRQTDESVVLEGMFEGDWTVSCDRCGEPVQHGLSGDFSYQGISPGETVFETGEKEVLAEDVNILYLEEPFIDLFEILQEQVYLALPVRVLCSEDCKGICPQCGVTLNDADCRCLSDRADSPFAVLKKICK; from the coding sequence ATGAAGCTGGTCGTCGAGAAAATAACCGGAGAGCATAATCATTATACAATCGGAAGTGAGGATTGGGTCCCTTTCCCGGAACGAAGTGTCGATTTTTCCGCTCGATTGACGATCACCGTCTATCGCCAAACGGATGAATCAGTAGTCCTGGAAGGGATGTTTGAAGGGGACTGGACAGTGAGTTGTGACAGGTGTGGAGAACCAGTTCAGCACGGATTGTCAGGTGACTTTTCTTACCAGGGTATATCTCCCGGAGAAACTGTTTTTGAAACCGGGGAAAAAGAGGTCCTCGCAGAGGATGTAAATATCCTGTATCTGGAAGAACCTTTTATTGATCTTTTTGAAATTCTGCAGGAACAGGTGTACCTTGCATTACCCGTCAGGGTTTTGTGCAGTGAAGATTGCAAGGGGATATGTCCGCAATGTGGTGTGACTCTCAATGATGCCGATTGCAGATGCTTATCGGACAGAGCGGACTCTCCCTTCGCTGTTTTAAAGAAAATTTGTAAATAA
- the rpmF gene encoding 50S ribosomal protein L32, translated as MALPKRRHSRSRTRKRRSHDALKAPGLSVCGECGEPKEPHRLCGSCGKYKGRTVYSFDTDLE; from the coding sequence ATGGCATTACCTAAAAGAAGGCATTCTCGCTCACGTACCAGAAAAAGACGTTCCCATGATGCATTGAAAGCCCCCGGACTTTCAGTCTGTGGCGAATGTGGTGAGCCAAAGGAACCGCACAGACTGTGCGGCAGCTGCGGGAAATATAAAGGTAGAACTGTTTACAGTTTTGATACTGATCTGGAATAG
- the plsX gene encoding phosphate acyltransferase PlsX, with the protein MQIALDAMAGDHGPEDLIAGALLAAEQAGLEVSLVGDEPLLQDYIDKLAPAPELLDLIKIVHASQVIEMNEHPVDAIRKKKDSSVMVAFDLLKQGKVEAVVSAGNSGATMAAGVRKLGRLNGVSRPGIASVFPTLKKPVILMDIGANVDCRPQHLFQFAVMASAFSRVLDISNPSVGLLTIGEETGKGNNLIKETFPLLQNSSLNFIGNVEGRDVFQGNVDVIVCDGFVGNICLKISEGLAEAAMMMLRDEILKSWMAKLGYLMARPAFKRFKKRVDYATYGGAPLLGLAGTGIICHGKSSSEAIKNAIIEASKMVKHNINQDIQRSLNSEENRV; encoded by the coding sequence GTGCAAATAGCTCTGGACGCCATGGCTGGTGACCATGGCCCTGAGGACTTGATTGCCGGAGCACTGCTTGCCGCTGAACAGGCCGGGTTGGAAGTAAGTCTTGTTGGAGATGAACCTCTTCTTCAGGACTATATTGACAAGCTTGCACCTGCACCTGAACTATTGGATCTTATAAAAATTGTCCATGCATCTCAGGTTATAGAGATGAATGAACATCCGGTCGACGCAATTCGTAAGAAAAAGGATTCGTCGGTGATGGTGGCTTTTGACCTGCTGAAACAGGGTAAGGTTGAAGCTGTGGTCAGTGCCGGAAATTCAGGCGCGACAATGGCTGCTGGCGTACGTAAGCTTGGACGCTTAAACGGAGTTTCCCGTCCAGGAATAGCCTCTGTTTTCCCAACGTTGAAAAAACCGGTTATTCTTATGGATATCGGTGCCAATGTTGACTGTCGTCCCCAGCATCTTTTTCAGTTTGCGGTGATGGCATCAGCATTTTCACGCGTCCTTGATATATCCAATCCCAGCGTGGGACTTCTCACCATTGGGGAAGAAACAGGCAAAGGTAACAATCTTATAAAGGAGACGTTTCCCCTGTTGCAGAACAGTTCTCTGAATTTTATCGGTAATGTTGAAGGTAGAGATGTTTTTCAGGGGAATGTCGATGTCATTGTCTGCGATGGATTTGTAGGAAATATATGTCTGAAAATCAGTGAGGGTCTGGCTGAAGCCGCCATGATGATGCTCAGGGATGAAATCCTTAAATCGTGGATGGCAAAACTTGGTTATCTTATGGCCCGTCCTGCCTTTAAAAGATTCAAGAAAAGGGTGGATTATGCCACATATGGTGGTGCACCACTTCTTGGCCTTGCGGGTACCGGGATCATCTGTCACGGGAAATCAAGTTCTGAAGCAATAAAAAATGCAATCATTGAAGCTTCAAAAATGGTAAAGCATAATATTAATCAGGATATCCAGCGTAGTCTCAATTCTGAAGAAAACCGAGTATAG
- a CDS encoding beta-ketoacyl-ACP synthase III — MGTVVLGTGSCLPKKILTNAELESIVDTNDEWIRSRTGIEARRIGGKGEKAYQLAANAARKALEAAEVLPEELDLVVVGTISSHMLMPSTACFVQNEIGARNAFAYDLNAACSGFLYGYDLADKYIRADRSKKILVIGVETLSARLDWTDRNTCILFGDGAGAAVFGYSDSDRGLIDAQMGSDGKLWNLLCMHAPKSLNPDLEVEGNPGAHILMEGREVFKHAVRAMEEAVRGVLEKSGLGMKEVDCVIPHQANIRILKNLADRLEIPPEKMFVNVSKYGNTSAASIPIALDEANREGFLAIGKTVLFCSFGGGFTWGAVLTKW; from the coding sequence ATGGGAACTGTCGTACTGGGAACGGGATCCTGTTTACCCAAAAAAATATTGACCAATGCCGAGCTTGAGAGCATTGTTGACACCAATGACGAATGGATTCGAAGCCGGACCGGTATAGAAGCCAGGCGTATTGGCGGGAAAGGGGAAAAAGCTTACCAACTTGCCGCAAATGCTGCTCGAAAAGCCCTTGAGGCTGCCGAGGTTTTGCCCGAAGAACTGGATCTTGTGGTTGTGGGTACCATCAGTTCGCATATGCTTATGCCCTCTACTGCCTGTTTTGTTCAAAATGAAATAGGTGCCCGGAATGCCTTCGCTTATGATCTGAACGCAGCCTGCTCAGGTTTTCTCTATGGTTATGATCTTGCTGATAAATATATTCGTGCTGACCGTAGCAAAAAGATTTTGGTTATAGGTGTAGAGACATTATCGGCCAGGCTGGACTGGACTGACCGGAATACCTGTATTCTCTTTGGGGACGGGGCTGGTGCTGCGGTTTTCGGCTACAGTGATTCTGACAGAGGGCTCATTGATGCGCAGATGGGGTCTGACGGCAAATTGTGGAATCTGTTATGCATGCATGCTCCCAAAAGCCTTAATCCCGATCTTGAAGTGGAGGGTAACCCCGGTGCCCATATTCTCATGGAGGGTCGGGAAGTCTTCAAACATGCCGTGAGAGCAATGGAAGAAGCGGTCCGCGGGGTGCTTGAAAAAAGTGGACTGGGTATGAAGGAGGTTGACTGTGTCATACCTCACCAGGCAAATATCCGGATATTAAAAAATCTGGCCGATCGCCTTGAAATACCGCCGGAAAAGATGTTCGTAAATGTCTCAAAATACGGTAACACTTCGGCAGCATCAATTCCAATAGCATTGGATGAAGCAAACAGGGAAGGGTTCCTCGCTATCGGGAAAACTGTATTATTCTGTTCGTTTGGAGGTGGATTTACCTGGGGAGCAGTCCTGACAAAGTGGTAA
- a CDS encoding acyl-CoA dehydrogenase family protein — translation MDYFLTEEQQMIVDIARQITDERIIPIRAELDEKHEFPRAILNEMAQADLFGVPIPEEYGGFGGGCFDIVLILEQLSRGCVGVGTAFAANFLGAYPIIISGSEEMKQKYLPSIATGKKFAAFGLTEANAGSDASGIQTTAVLDGDEWVINGTKQWITNGGEAQVYSIVAITDRSKGPRGASMFVIEEGDPGFSCGPKEKKMGIRASSTTELIFKDCRIPKDRLIGRKGTGFITVMKTLDLSRPGIAALGIGLAQGALDEAAPYAKQRKQFGRPIIGFQAVQHLLADMAIGIESARALVYAAAKHIQAHPKDMSKASSICKVHATDVAMKVTTDAVQVMGGYGYMCEYPVEKMMRDAKILQIYEGTNQIQRNVIGQELNKEYAK, via the coding sequence ATGGATTATTTTTTAACTGAAGAACAACAGATGATCGTCGATATTGCAAGACAGATCACTGATGAAAGAATTATACCAATCCGTGCAGAGCTTGACGAGAAGCACGAGTTTCCACGGGCAATTCTCAATGAAATGGCCCAGGCAGATCTTTTTGGTGTTCCAATTCCTGAGGAATACGGAGGTTTTGGTGGAGGCTGTTTTGATATTGTTCTTATTCTTGAGCAGCTCAGTCGTGGTTGCGTGGGAGTGGGAACCGCGTTTGCCGCAAATTTCCTGGGTGCCTATCCGATTATCATAAGCGGCTCTGAAGAAATGAAACAGAAATACCTTCCCAGTATTGCGACTGGAAAGAAATTTGCTGCTTTCGGTCTGACTGAAGCCAATGCAGGTTCGGATGCATCGGGTATTCAGACAACGGCTGTCCTCGATGGGGATGAGTGGGTCATTAACGGTACCAAGCAGTGGATAACCAATGGTGGTGAGGCTCAGGTTTATTCCATCGTTGCTATTACTGATCGCAGCAAGGGGCCCCGCGGAGCATCCATGTTCGTCATTGAAGAGGGAGACCCCGGTTTCAGCTGTGGTCCCAAGGAGAAAAAAATGGGTATCAGAGCTTCATCAACAACGGAGCTCATATTCAAAGATTGCCGGATCCCCAAGGACAGGTTGATTGGCCGCAAGGGGACAGGTTTTATAACGGTCATGAAAACTCTGGATCTTTCCAGACCAGGGATTGCCGCTCTTGGGATAGGTCTGGCGCAGGGTGCTCTTGATGAGGCTGCACCGTATGCCAAACAGAGAAAACAGTTTGGCAGGCCGATAATCGGTTTTCAGGCTGTTCAGCATCTTCTGGCTGATATGGCCATCGGTATTGAATCTGCGAGGGCACTGGTTTATGCAGCGGCAAAACATATTCAGGCCCACCCCAAAGATATGTCAAAAGCTTCCTCCATCTGCAAGGTTCATGCAACTGATGTGGCGATGAAAGTGACAACCGATGCCGTTCAGGTTATGGGTGGGTATGGTTATATGTGTGAATACCCGGTGGAAAAGATGATGAGGGATGCAAAAATACTTCAGATTTACGAAGGTACGAATCAAATCCAGAGAAATGTCATCGGTCAGGAACTGAATAAGGAATATGCAAAATGA
- a CDS encoding electron transfer flavoprotein subunit beta/FixA family protein — MNIIVCVKQVPDAKDVRLDPETNTLAREGVESIMNPYDQHALEEAVRLKEAHGGEVTVLTMGPPQAEDVLRQAVSCGADKAVLVSDRAFAGADTWATAYTLSRAVLKTGKFDLILCGKQAIDGDTAQVGPGLALRLDIPYVTCAQKIRQVESGALVVERMMDDGYDVVEIRLPALLSVVKNINEPRVPSLKGKMKAKKIDITTLSAEDIEADSKCIGLPGSPTQVVNVFPPPARGDKAILTGTLDEQIEQLVEKLVPFFQQGGNQ; from the coding sequence ATGAATATAATTGTTTGTGTGAAGCAGGTACCTGACGCAAAAGATGTCCGGCTGGATCCGGAGACGAACACTCTTGCGCGTGAAGGTGTTGAATCAATAATGAATCCCTACGACCAGCATGCACTGGAAGAGGCGGTTCGTTTAAAGGAAGCCCACGGTGGAGAAGTGACCGTTCTTACCATGGGGCCTCCCCAGGCAGAAGATGTTTTGCGTCAGGCAGTCAGTTGTGGTGCCGATAAAGCCGTTCTTGTTTCTGACAGAGCCTTTGCCGGTGCGGATACGTGGGCTACCGCCTATACTCTTTCCCGGGCTGTTCTGAAAACCGGTAAATTTGATCTTATTCTCTGCGGGAAACAGGCAATTGATGGTGATACAGCCCAGGTGGGTCCGGGTTTGGCTCTGCGCCTTGATATTCCATATGTCACATGCGCACAGAAAATAAGGCAGGTTGAATCTGGTGCGCTTGTTGTGGAAAGGATGATGGATGACGGGTATGATGTTGTTGAAATACGCCTTCCGGCATTGCTCTCGGTTGTAAAGAACATAAATGAACCCAGAGTACCTTCCCTTAAGGGAAAGATGAAGGCCAAAAAAATAGATATCACTACACTGAGTGCGGAAGATATTGAAGCTGACAGCAAATGTATAGGTCTGCCCGGTTCACCGACCCAGGTGGTGAATGTATTTCCTCCCCCTGCAAGAGGAGATAAGGCAATCCTTACAGGGACATTGGATGAACAGATAGAACAACTTGTAGAAAAGCTGGTGCCGTTTTTTCAGCAAGGCGGAAATCAATAA
- a CDS encoding FAD-binding protein produces the protein MMLKVNEELCIGCGICEENCPFGAITIEDGCAVIGESCTLCGSCVESCEVEALSLDVEKEAKTDIADWKGVQVFCEFRGGELATVSLELLGIGRTLADKRGVQLSAVLIGHETGNVADELIGYGADIVYRTDHEALADFTDERYCAVLASVIKEYKPEIVLAGATAIGRSFIPGVATVLNAGLTADCTRLEIRDEDGALLQTRPAFGGNIMATIVCESSRPQMSTVRPKVMKALEFDGSRKGEIIDIDPAPSLLESRVKVLETVASQGAEVNIQEADILVSGGRGLESEKGFELIRKLADTMGAKVSASRAVVDAGWIPYPHQVGQTGKTVAPKLYIACGISGAVQHVAGMQSTETIVAINRDKNASIFDIADYGIVGDLFEVIPKLIKRIEERR, from the coding sequence ATTATGTTAAAAGTAAATGAAGAACTCTGTATAGGTTGCGGAATCTGTGAGGAAAACTGCCCCTTTGGCGCAATCACCATAGAAGATGGGTGTGCGGTCATCGGTGAGAGTTGTACTCTCTGCGGTTCCTGTGTGGAAAGTTGCGAGGTTGAGGCCCTGAGTCTGGACGTTGAAAAAGAAGCAAAAACTGATATTGCAGACTGGAAGGGAGTGCAGGTATTTTGCGAATTCAGGGGTGGGGAGCTGGCAACAGTATCACTTGAGCTCCTCGGCATTGGACGGACTCTTGCAGATAAACGTGGTGTACAGCTGTCTGCTGTTCTTATTGGTCATGAAACTGGAAATGTTGCGGATGAACTGATCGGCTATGGTGCCGATATTGTTTACCGCACAGATCATGAGGCTCTGGCCGATTTCACTGATGAAAGGTATTGTGCAGTTTTGGCCTCAGTCATAAAGGAATATAAGCCGGAGATCGTTCTGGCAGGTGCAACAGCGATTGGCCGTTCTTTTATCCCCGGAGTAGCTACAGTGTTGAATGCCGGTCTGACGGCAGACTGTACCCGGCTTGAAATTCGTGATGAAGACGGGGCTCTGCTGCAGACAAGACCTGCTTTTGGCGGAAATATCATGGCCACCATTGTTTGTGAATCATCCAGACCGCAGATGTCAACGGTTCGACCGAAGGTGATGAAAGCGCTTGAGTTTGATGGGTCGCGTAAGGGAGAGATTATAGATATTGATCCAGCTCCTTCATTATTGGAAAGTCGTGTAAAAGTACTGGAAACAGTTGCGTCCCAAGGGGCTGAAGTAAATATTCAGGAAGCGGATATACTGGTTTCAGGTGGCAGAGGGCTTGAAAGTGAAAAAGGGTTTGAGCTGATAAGAAAACTGGCGGACACCATGGGAGCAAAAGTCTCGGCGTCAAGAGCTGTTGTGGATGCCGGATGGATCCCCTATCCCCATCAGGTTGGCCAGACCGGTAAAACTGTGGCGCCAAAACTGTATATTGCCTGTGGTATTTCAGGCGCTGTCCAGCATGTGGCTGGTATGCAGTCTACAGAAACTATTGTGGCAATAAACAGGGATAAAAACGCATCTATATTTGACATCGCAGATTATGGTATTGTAGGGGATCTGTTTGAGGTGATTCCTAAATTGATCAAAAGAATAGAGGAGCGTCGCTGA
- the acpP gene encoding acyl carrier protein, whose translation MAIEQEMIDIIVEQLSVEKEKVVPNASFVDDLGADSLDLVELIMAMEEGFDIEIPDEDAEGISTVQDAIDYVNKQKG comes from the coding sequence ATGGCTATTGAGCAGGAAATGATAGATATAATCGTTGAGCAGTTAAGCGTTGAAAAAGAAAAAGTAGTACCGAATGCATCTTTCGTCGATGATCTTGGTGCTGATTCACTTGATCTTGTTGAACTGATCATGGCAATGGAAGAAGGTTTTGATATTGAAATCCCTGATGAGGATGCAGAAGGAATTTCCACGGTTCAGGATGCAATTGATTACGTCAATAAGCAGAAAGGGTAA
- the rpiB gene encoding ribose 5-phosphate isomerase B, with product MKIVIGADHGGFDLKGAVKTFLAGEHHQVIDVGCSSAVSVDYPDFAEKAVQVFNEKSCDFGILICGTGIGMSIAANRHREIRAANCHTKQLTVLSREHNNANFLCLGARVIDETLALELVDIWLKTEFAGGRHQRRIEKFSSFAG from the coding sequence GTGAAAATTGTTATTGGTGCGGATCATGGCGGGTTTGACTTGAAAGGGGCTGTAAAGACTTTCCTGGCCGGAGAACACCACCAAGTAATTGACGTTGGCTGCAGTTCTGCAGTTTCAGTTGATTACCCTGATTTCGCAGAAAAAGCAGTCCAGGTCTTTAATGAAAAATCATGCGATTTTGGTATTCTCATATGTGGTACAGGTATAGGCATGTCCATCGCCGCTAACAGGCATCGTGAAATTCGTGCCGCCAACTGCCATACGAAGCAGCTCACAGTGTTAAGTCGGGAGCATAATAATGCCAATTTTCTATGTCTCGGGGCAAGGGTGATAGATGAAACTCTGGCTCTGGAGCTGGTGGACATTTGGCTGAAAACGGAATTTGCCGGAGGAAGACATCAGCGTCGGATTGAAAAGTTCAGCAGTTTTGCGGGCTAG
- the nrdR gene encoding transcriptional regulator NrdR, which translates to MKCPYCGHLDNRVIDSRLNKDASITRRRRACLSCDQRFTTYERLEVMVPMLVKKDGRREAWDRQKLVIGLEKACEKRPVSRDMIDEFVDEIEHKLQDYGKKEIPSKDVGEWVMQNLQDLDEVAYVRFASVYRQFKDVNEFMKELKNILNERGEIESE; encoded by the coding sequence ATGAAATGTCCATACTGTGGCCATCTTGATAATCGGGTTATTGATTCTCGCTTGAATAAAGATGCCTCCATTACCCGGAGAAGAAGAGCTTGCCTTTCATGTGACCAGCGTTTTACAACCTATGAACGTCTGGAAGTAATGGTCCCCATGCTGGTTAAAAAAGATGGTAGAAGGGAGGCATGGGACAGGCAGAAACTTGTTATCGGATTGGAAAAAGCCTGTGAGAAACGACCTGTTAGTCGTGATATGATAGACGAGTTCGTGGATGAGATAGAACATAAACTGCAGGATTACGGGAAAAAAGAAATTCCTTCAAAAGATGTAGGTGAATGGGTCATGCAGAATCTCCAGGATCTGGACGAGGTTGCTTATGTCAGATTCGCATCGGTCTACCGCCAGTTCAAAGATGTAAACGAGTTCATGAAGGAACTGAAAAATATATTGAATGAAAGGGGAGAAATTGAATCAGAGTAA
- the ribD gene encoding bifunctional diaminohydroxyphosphoribosylaminopyrimidine deaminase/5-amino-6-(5-phosphoribosylamino)uracil reductase RibD — protein sequence MNQSKDIHFMRLALQEARRGEGRTSPNPCVGAVITKGGRIISKGYHKKAGTPHAEVNAIRAAKESLNGTTMYVTLEPCSHKGRTGPCAEAIVENHIARVVIGMEDPNPLVHGKGIDFLRRNGVEVVTDICSDECREINKPFIKYISSGLPLIIMKGGVSLDGRLNYQKGHGGWITGRETRGAVHAIRNRIDAILVGRGTIEIDDPSLTTRITGEKGRDPVRIILDTNLQTSPDAKVYNLQSPAKTWIFCSDTLSKEKKDKFRKSNVVVKPVACRGDSIDLLEVVKLLGREGDICSVLVEGGARIHGAFLREKLFDSVNLFIAPVFAGENGIALTEGYNTENRDTAVKLCNLSYKRYGNDIMIAGDVVYPE from the coding sequence TTGAATCAGAGTAAGGATATTCATTTTATGCGTCTTGCCTTGCAGGAAGCACGCAGAGGTGAAGGGAGAACCTCACCCAACCCCTGTGTTGGAGCAGTAATTACAAAGGGTGGACGGATTATTTCAAAAGGATATCATAAAAAAGCGGGAACTCCACATGCAGAAGTCAATGCGATCAGGGCCGCGAAAGAATCCCTGAACGGAACGACAATGTACGTTACCCTGGAACCCTGCAGTCACAAGGGCAGAACCGGTCCCTGTGCCGAAGCGATTGTGGAAAACCATATTGCCAGGGTAGTGATTGGAATGGAGGATCCCAATCCACTTGTTCATGGAAAAGGTATAGATTTTCTGCGTCGAAATGGTGTTGAGGTCGTGACTGATATCTGCAGTGATGAATGTAGAGAAATAAACAAACCTTTTATCAAGTATATCAGCAGCGGGCTGCCACTTATTATTATGAAGGGTGGAGTCAGCCTGGATGGGAGGCTGAATTACCAGAAAGGCCATGGCGGGTGGATTACAGGCAGGGAGACCCGGGGGGCCGTGCACGCAATCCGAAACAGGATAGATGCTATTTTGGTTGGGCGTGGAACAATCGAAATTGATGACCCTTCGTTGACGACTCGGATTACAGGGGAAAAAGGCAGAGATCCTGTGCGGATTATTCTGGATACAAATCTGCAGACTTCTCCAGACGCCAAAGTTTATAATCTCCAGTCTCCCGCAAAGACCTGGATTTTCTGTTCCGACACCCTTTCAAAGGAAAAAAAGGATAAATTCCGGAAATCGAACGTGGTGGTAAAACCAGTTGCATGCAGGGGAGACAGCATTGATCTCCTGGAAGTTGTAAAGTTGCTTGGCCGAGAGGGGGACATCTGTTCTGTACTTGTTGAGGGAGGGGCGCGAATACATGGTGCTTTTCTTCGAGAGAAACTGTTTGATTCTGTAAATCTTTTTATTGCACCTGTTTTTGCCGGTGAAAACGGAATAGCGTTAACTGAGGGGTACAACACAGAAAATCGAGATACGGCTGTAAAATTGTGCAATCTCAGCTATAAACGTTATGGTAACGATATCATGATCGCAGGTGATGTGGTTTACCCGGAATAA
- a CDS encoding integration host factor subunit alpha, translating to MTLTKADLVQQVYKNHEGLTKAQATDSVEAFLRISKNSLINGSDLLLSGFGKFNVKDKNARRGRNPQTGAELTLEARRVVTFKPSGILRDKINAS from the coding sequence ATGACACTGACCAAAGCAGATCTTGTCCAGCAGGTTTATAAGAATCATGAGGGACTGACAAAAGCCCAGGCAACAGATTCTGTAGAAGCTTTTCTAAGAATTTCAAAAAACTCATTAATAAATGGTTCCGATCTACTGTTAAGCGGCTTTGGCAAATTTAACGTGAAAGATAAAAATGCCAGAAGGGGACGCAACCCTCAGACAGGCGCAGAATTGACACTTGAGGCTAGACGTGTTGTCACTTTTAAACCATCAGGGATTCTGAGAGATAAAATTAATGCATCGTAG
- a CDS encoding PxxKW family cysteine-rich protein, with amino-acid sequence MQKQGAVNYKDGRFQPVIEKCDGCGRVVEQEGEQFCMSYLNPAAKWKLGICNFATHAKPEITVTKVRINPLKAAKRASKNK; translated from the coding sequence ATGCAAAAGCAGGGAGCTGTCAATTATAAAGATGGTCGTTTTCAGCCTGTTATTGAAAAATGTGACGGTTGTGGAAGAGTGGTGGAGCAGGAAGGAGAGCAGTTCTGTATGAGTTATCTGAACCCTGCAGCAAAGTGGAAACTGGGTATCTGTAATTTTGCCACCCATGCAAAGCCAGAAATCACCGTAACTAAAGTGAGAATAAATCCATTGAAAGCAGCAAAAAGAGCATCTAAAAATAAATAA